Proteins from a single region of Runella sp. SP2:
- a CDS encoding ATP-binding protein, whose translation MNSFAQQKTRVEDLKKAQLYLEKAEWFRYEPQFNYDSTLYYAKKALTVLEKQPSKSYTQLIEAYLKLASYELIPAQKDSALLTAERYSKMINSNILKYRVLYRISDRGWAGYKTQDRDVFKEANALIEDNNDPAIKAEYEFGLGGYYAKSTDGKEFGRACLLRSLAYYQTKDDKLSLQRRASIYMSLHNLKFVENQMDSAKLYLEKIEPLLPEVPLMIQLSYLGIRVNYHKTLKQLEIAQAYASEYLRLLEKYKLQNSHHGQMGLFNLGHIYFLRGNNDEAIAYYKQALALGESLNIHSTDYDIWHYTADAYEKKGDFKNAYEAQKKFLAEAVKRLDINHHNAVKELEIQYDLKEKAKAQIKQAFERKMLIGSVVLLVILVCSLAFFYLKSRRAQRIIAQQSEALHQLDAAKSRFFANVSHELRTPLTLMLAPLSTIIKSGTLDTKNQRLVGLIRQNAEHLLKLVNEILDLNKLEVGKLEVREEPVVLYNFIRRIAANFESAAAARHIRFVFTYRIDTYLQFLLDKDKVQKIVNNLLSNAVKFTAENGTITITVEEHQHRICIKVADTGRGIHPEDLPRIFDRFYQSNQADALVEGGTGIGLSLSAELAKLIDGQLQVESVLKEGSVFSFYFPKKEVLTTINDAEAYEIGQPLPLTQEVDLGVMTFATPIEEGQKETILIVEDNQSLREYLVLILQDKYKVLKAENGQVAMQKLKIYPKPSLILTDVMMPVLDGYQLVNILKTDDDLCTIPVIMLTARAELQDKLKALRIGVDDYLVKPFEEEELLVRMSNLLQYAQKRATEPLTVEKEEVALGNSSETDVAPVVSVNDMVWLAQLESRVKLHLKETDYSVERMADDMALSRTQLFRKLKNLTGLSPQQYLQEVRLQQALYLLETRQEQSVKAVCYAVGLLQVKHFSQQFHRRFGRLPSSYL comes from the coding sequence TTGAATTCTTTTGCACAGCAAAAAACAAGGGTTGAAGACCTCAAAAAAGCGCAACTATACCTCGAAAAAGCGGAGTGGTTTAGGTATGAACCACAGTTTAACTACGACAGTACGCTTTATTACGCAAAAAAAGCGCTTACCGTTTTGGAGAAACAGCCCAGTAAGTCGTACACACAACTGATAGAGGCCTATCTAAAACTTGCTTCTTATGAGCTCATTCCCGCTCAAAAAGACAGTGCGTTGCTTACCGCTGAAAGGTATAGTAAAATGATAAACAGTAATATTCTGAAATATAGGGTATTGTATAGGATTTCTGATAGAGGGTGGGCAGGTTATAAAACCCAAGATCGAGATGTGTTTAAAGAAGCAAATGCGCTGATTGAAGATAATAATGACCCTGCTATCAAAGCAGAATATGAATTTGGGCTAGGTGGATACTACGCAAAGTCAACGGATGGCAAAGAGTTTGGCCGAGCTTGTTTGCTCAGAAGTCTTGCGTATTACCAGACGAAGGACGATAAGTTATCGTTGCAGAGGAGGGCTTCAATTTACATGAGCCTTCATAACTTGAAATTTGTGGAGAACCAAATGGACTCGGCCAAACTATACCTTGAGAAAATTGAACCGTTATTGCCAGAAGTGCCTTTGATGATTCAGTTGAGTTATTTGGGGATACGGGTCAATTACCATAAAACACTGAAGCAACTGGAGATTGCTCAGGCTTATGCAAGTGAGTATTTGAGATTATTGGAAAAATACAAACTTCAAAACTCCCACCATGGGCAAATGGGGCTGTTCAATCTGGGACATATTTATTTTTTAAGAGGAAACAATGATGAGGCTATTGCTTACTACAAGCAAGCGTTAGCCCTTGGAGAATCGCTGAATATTCATTCGACGGATTACGATATTTGGCACTATACGGCCGATGCTTATGAGAAAAAAGGAGACTTTAAGAATGCGTATGAAGCTCAGAAAAAATTCCTTGCCGAAGCGGTAAAACGGTTAGATATAAACCATCATAATGCGGTTAAAGAACTTGAAATTCAGTATGATTTAAAAGAAAAAGCAAAGGCGCAGATTAAGCAAGCTTTTGAACGTAAAATGCTGATTGGTTCGGTTGTTTTATTGGTGATTTTAGTGTGCTCGTTGGCTTTTTTTTACCTAAAAAGCCGACGAGCACAGCGAATCATTGCTCAACAGTCGGAAGCCCTTCACCAATTGGACGCGGCCAAGTCGCGTTTTTTTGCCAATGTTTCGCATGAATTACGGACGCCACTGACCTTGATGCTCGCGCCTCTAAGTACGATTATAAAAAGTGGGACATTAGATACCAAAAATCAAAGGTTGGTTGGTTTGATACGGCAAAATGCCGAGCATCTTTTGAAGCTGGTTAATGAGATTTTGGATTTGAACAAGCTAGAAGTGGGTAAATTAGAAGTACGCGAAGAACCAGTGGTGCTCTATAATTTTATCCGCCGAATTGCAGCTAATTTTGAATCAGCGGCGGCGGCACGACACATCCGTTTTGTCTTTACGTATAGAATTGATACGTATTTGCAGTTCCTTCTTGATAAAGATAAAGTACAAAAAATAGTAAACAATTTGCTGTCAAATGCAGTCAAGTTTACGGCTGAAAACGGTACGATAACAATCACGGTAGAGGAACACCAACATCGGATTTGTATCAAAGTCGCGGATACGGGGCGAGGAATCCACCCTGAGGATTTACCGCGCATTTTCGACCGATTTTATCAATCCAATCAAGCCGATGCACTCGTGGAGGGAGGTACTGGAATCGGACTTTCGCTGTCTGCCGAACTAGCCAAGCTCATTGACGGTCAGTTGCAAGTGGAAAGTGTTCTAAAGGAAGGCTCCGTCTTTTCATTTTATTTCCCCAAGAAAGAGGTATTGACGACCATCAATGATGCCGAAGCGTACGAAATAGGACAGCCACTTCCGTTGACTCAAGAAGTAGATTTAGGAGTAATGACGTTTGCTACACCCATTGAGGAAGGGCAAAAAGAGACGATTCTAATCGTAGAAGACAACCAAAGCTTGCGGGAGTATTTAGTACTGATTTTACAGGATAAATACAAGGTTTTAAAAGCAGAAAACGGCCAAGTAGCGATGCAAAAGCTGAAAATATACCCCAAGCCTTCGCTGATTCTGACAGACGTGATGATGCCAGTGCTAGACGGATACCAACTGGTGAATATACTCAAAACGGACGATGACCTTTGTACCATCCCAGTGATTATGCTAACTGCCCGTGCCGAACTGCAGGACAAACTCAAGGCGCTGCGTATCGGGGTCGATGATTATTTGGTAAAACCATTTGAAGAAGAAGAGCTTTTGGTACGGATGAGTAACCTTTTGCAGTACGCCCAAAAACGCGCAACGGAGCCGCTTACCGTTGAAAAAGAAGAGGTTGCTTTGGGAAATAGTTCAGAAACTGACGTCGCGCCTGTGGTATCGGTAAATGACATGGTATGGTTGGCACAATTGGAAAGTCGCGTGAAACTTCATCTCAAAGAAACCGACTATTCGGTGGAGCGAATGGCGGATGATATGGCACTAAGCCGCACGCAGTTGTTTCGCAAACTTAAAAATTTAACGGGGCTTTCGCCTCAGCAATACTTGCAAGAAGTACGCTTGCAGCAAGCCTTGTATTTGCTAGAAACCAGGCAAGAACAGTCAGTCAAAGCGGTTTGCTATGCGGTGGGGTTGTTGCAGGTGAAGCATTTTTCGCAGCAGTTTCATCGGCGTTTTGGCAGACTGCCCTCTTCTTATTTGTAG
- a CDS encoding choice-of-anchor Q domain-containing protein: protein MKKRQFTVLTLLLFIVLLNVRAQQTFVNPSLQKSTTTTHKPVSPLREVLLEKLKTKDKIKLDLFVMSQCPFGVRAEETLLPLVSELGERVEFKLHFVGWLDQNQRIESMHGQTEVDENFRQVVIAKLYPALLTRYLLARAKNYQSNDWKSVAQPLGILPQVVEETMASAEGQQWLLEAIRPSMEQKIYASPTVLLDGEKYRGKIMPLSTTGAANEAQCNTPPSTAAKTADAQCSGKPDGSSCNDGNPCTQTDACESGVCIGKNPKTCDDSNACTTDVCDRATGACVNTPKICSDNSECTVDACNPANGQCVFTLIQCDDNNPNTMWAGCDASTGCYYNISCQAYPNNIAYVNAAAMGSNLGNSWANAFTDLQNALFAAKNCGVTQIWVAKGTYKPTQSNDPTIAFEMVNGVAIYGGFDGIETQLLERNWQTNVTTLSGDIGTSNSDDNSYSVINNNNNGLTATAILDGFTITGVSSTNPDAGAMRNISSSPTIRNCTFIGNTALFGGGMQIRNASPNIINCVFQSNIAKGPTNSGGAIYIQGSTSSPQITNCRFIGNLGFGFGGAVSVSGGTPTFNSCIFLGNKSSMKGGGCSLISDGTTQPIFNNCSFSGNEGRALWVSVDVSTTLKNCIFWGNDGEIVNENGTVAASYCIVQQGSGVYPGIGNLNVNPLFISQPSIGLGTTGDLRLQGCSLAIDAGTNQGIPTTDLEGNARVNAIGGGGTVDIGAYEYQGVLSTTARWYVNAAIGTPGNGTSWNCAFKDLQSALAVASSGDEIWVAAGTYKPNADLYGNTSPANSRTKTFVMKNGVKIYGSFLGVETALSERTFAVMVANKSILSGDLNDDDATTGNAENSYHVIYNNDNGLTTANSLLDGFTITGGNANGGGENSNGGGMHNKKSSPSLVNCIFSGNVGGFGGGMHNNDYASPSLINCTFSGNYSNVTGSGMDNSNNSSPSLVNCVFSGNQANDNGGGMHNYDSCSPSLVNCSFRGNQTGTVGGGMCNIKNSSPSLVNCVFSGNRANDNGGGMYNQQSSPSYVNCSFAGNQANRYGGAICNNLLAAPSFKNCILWGNSSEVENFNNSVPSYTKTLVKGMIIGGFQGTEDPLFVNQPAVGVGTAGDLRLWPCSPAINVGNDADNTVTTDLVANNRKVSTIDLGAYEYQSSSSVAITPTLDTTNPSTCGGSDGSIGLSGFLNNATYSVSYKKNNVAVSAANFTSNGSGAITLTGLGAGSYTDIVATYGACVSNAVTASLEAPVPPTATIASNNSPICSGNNATFSINGTTGATLTYTLTGLMGNQTLLLDGTNQAIVANNATSDVTLTLVSVTKNSCLVSLNATSTVTVNPLPTATIASNNSPICSGNNATFSVNGTNGATLTYTLTGLVGNQTLLLDGTNQTITANNVTSDVTLTLVSVTKNNCLVSLNATSTVTVNLLPTATIASNNSPICSGNNATFSVNGTTGATLTYTLTGLTGNQTLLLDGTNQAITANNATADVTLTLVSVTKNNCLVSLNSPSTVTVNPLPTATIVSSNSPICSGNNATFSVNGTTGATLTYTLTGLMGNQTLLLDGTNQAIVANNATADVTLTLVSVTKNNCLVSLNATSTVTVNPLPTATIVSSNSPICAGNNATFSVNGTTGATLTYTLTGLTGNQTLLLDGTTQTITANNATSEVTLTLVSVTKNNCLVSLNVTSTVTVNPLPTATIASSNSPICSGNNATFSVNGTTGATLTYTLTGLTGNQTLLLDGTNQAIVANNATADVTLTLVSVTKNNCLVSLNATSTVTVNPLPTAMITGTTTVCQNATSPKITFTGAGGTTPYTFTYKINNGSEQTIVTTSGNSVSLDAPTGQVGIVEYNLVRVKDGSSTLCSQTTQTGGVTVTVQGKPTITLSTLQQTLNEGNSQVLCDTDANPVNGLQFTVSGSCVVGNPVWRVQVGSGGWSEWSANAPVSQSSNNQPHRYQAACDASCPVTYTNPIELTINYRSSTPQNVSLVADGVSVTVGETKEVCNIEGNAITFNATCGLGEVLLYSVDGAEYSSTLPVQLVDGQYHNYRVRCRKSDGTVSCVETESGVMRLRIVSSSLVAPVASLNVTSGCGSPVTFSGTANCGALTTIWYNAVTNLALPSLPNQTPTETTSYYARCQAGGGCLSEKSNVVTYTVIPVGVAPVITVSQDIVCTGTTVKISANCPAGSQTFWNTGVTASSFEVAFSNVTKQTYWAKCVFSGGCQSAESVRKDVYWNAFVVTLINIGESKSAIKTNDRAAWSSQFITRDGGPELEQSTQVNPTLYFVENANKMAPRYWTINVEACGLSTDGSLTFDMLATPEMGVIRSFNTHENNAPYFMYANREGWTELYAQNHPAYGFYQDNGAGGNIYDAGLPKGLYKLGIRYWDQKGWGSIYPSTRKAQGNVLAYQEYWFRIQSKDGVGVGAAREGANGSGQVAKGKEQGASVQEARGEEGVFATVLPNPVTHTLRLKVQDSKGQVVQAALTDAAGREVLSRQFVPVTNTHQEEFGVSALPTGMYFLKVTTSEKQATLKVVKME from the coding sequence ATGAAAAAAAGACAATTTACCGTTCTTACTTTGTTGTTATTTATCGTTCTATTAAATGTTAGGGCGCAGCAAACTTTTGTTAATCCTAGTTTACAAAAAAGCACAACTACAACCCATAAACCCGTTAGTCCCTTACGGGAAGTACTCCTTGAAAAACTCAAAACCAAAGACAAAATCAAACTTGATTTGTTTGTTATGAGTCAGTGCCCATTTGGGGTGAGGGCCGAAGAGACGCTGTTACCTTTGGTGAGTGAATTGGGCGAGCGTGTTGAATTCAAACTTCACTTTGTGGGATGGTTGGATCAAAATCAGCGCATTGAAAGTATGCACGGCCAGACGGAAGTAGATGAAAATTTTCGACAAGTCGTCATTGCCAAGTTATACCCCGCGCTTCTTACAAGGTACTTGCTGGCGCGCGCAAAAAATTACCAGAGTAATGATTGGAAAAGTGTGGCCCAGCCGTTGGGGATTCTTCCACAAGTAGTAGAAGAAACAATGGCAAGTGCAGAAGGGCAGCAATGGCTATTGGAAGCGATACGCCCTTCCATGGAGCAAAAAATCTATGCTTCTCCAACGGTTTTGTTGGATGGCGAAAAATACCGAGGGAAAATCATGCCTTTATCAACGACGGGCGCGGCCAATGAAGCCCAGTGTAATACTCCGCCGTCAACCGCCGCCAAAACAGCCGACGCTCAATGCAGTGGTAAACCCGATGGCTCGTCTTGCAATGATGGGAACCCATGCACTCAAACGGATGCTTGTGAAAGTGGTGTGTGCATAGGAAAGAATCCCAAAACGTGCGATGACTCCAACGCGTGTACAACAGATGTTTGTGACAGAGCTACAGGGGCATGTGTTAATACTCCTAAGATTTGTTCAGATAATAGCGAGTGTACCGTTGATGCCTGTAATCCAGCAAATGGGCAGTGCGTTTTTACACTCATTCAATGCGACGACAATAATCCCAATACTATGTGGGCGGGGTGTGATGCATCAACAGGCTGTTATTATAACATTTCTTGCCAAGCTTATCCCAATAATATTGCCTATGTCAATGCGGCTGCCATGGGTAGCAACCTTGGTAACTCATGGGCAAACGCCTTTACTGATTTGCAAAATGCTTTGTTTGCGGCTAAAAACTGCGGAGTTACCCAAATTTGGGTGGCGAAAGGGACGTATAAGCCTACTCAAAGCAATGACCCTACTATTGCATTTGAGATGGTCAATGGGGTGGCGATTTACGGAGGGTTTGATGGGATAGAAACGCAGCTTTTGGAGCGCAACTGGCAAACAAATGTAACAACCTTGAGCGGAGACATTGGTACGAGTAACAGCGATGATAATAGTTACAGTGTTATCAATAATAACAATAACGGACTGACTGCAACAGCCATACTTGATGGTTTTACCATCACTGGAGTGAGCAGTACTAACCCAGATGCTGGAGCAATGCGCAATATTTCTTCCTCACCTACCATTCGTAACTGTACTTTTATTGGAAACACAGCACTCTTTGGTGGGGGAATGCAGATAAGGAATGCCTCACCTAACATTATCAATTGTGTGTTTCAAAGTAACATTGCAAAGGGCCCGACTAATTCAGGCGGTGCTATCTATATACAGGGGAGTACCTCTTCGCCACAAATCACGAATTGCCGTTTTATTGGTAACTTAGGATTTGGCTTTGGGGGAGCTGTTAGCGTCTCTGGGGGAACTCCCACTTTTAATAGTTGTATCTTTTTGGGAAACAAAAGTAGTATGAAAGGGGGAGGGTGTAGTTTAATCTCGGATGGTACTACCCAACCCATTTTCAATAATTGTAGTTTTTCGGGAAATGAAGGTAGGGCACTATGGGTAAGCGTAGATGTAAGCACTACGCTCAAGAACTGCATTTTCTGGGGGAATGATGGTGAAATTGTCAATGAGAATGGAACGGTGGCGGCGAGTTATTGCATTGTGCAGCAGGGAAGCGGGGTATATCCTGGTATTGGCAACTTAAACGTTAACCCACTGTTCATCAGTCAACCATCCATAGGTTTGGGTACAACAGGTGACCTCCGCCTGCAAGGCTGTTCACTAGCCATCGATGCAGGAACAAATCAGGGTATTCCCACTACCGACTTAGAAGGTAACGCTCGGGTGAATGCGATTGGAGGAGGTGGTACGGTGGATATAGGCGCGTACGAATACCAGGGAGTTTTATCAACGACGGCCCGCTGGTACGTTAATGCGGCAATAGGTACGCCAGGAAATGGGACAAGTTGGAATTGTGCGTTTAAGGACTTGCAAAGTGCTTTGGCCGTTGCATCGAGTGGGGACGAAATCTGGGTAGCAGCGGGGACGTATAAGCCTAACGCTGATCTTTATGGCAATACGTCTCCTGCTAATTCCCGAACCAAAACCTTTGTGATGAAGAATGGGGTGAAAATTTACGGCAGTTTTTTAGGCGTGGAAACCGCCCTTTCAGAGCGTACCTTCGCCGTGATGGTGGCCAATAAAAGCATCTTGAGTGGAGATTTAAACGATGATGATGCCACCACGGGCAATGCTGAAAACAGTTATCACGTCATCTATAATAATGATAACGGCTTAACCACGGCCAATTCGCTTTTGGATGGCTTTACCATCACGGGCGGGAATGCCAATGGAGGAGGGGAAAACAGCAACGGTGGCGGGATGCACAACAAAAAATCCTCACCGAGCCTTGTAAATTGTATCTTCTCGGGTAATGTGGGCGGTTTTGGAGGTGGGATGCATAACAACGACTACGCCTCACCGAGTCTTATAAATTGTACTTTCTCGGGCAATTACTCCAACGTCACTGGCAGTGGGATGGATAACAGTAACAACTCCTCGCCGAGTCTTGTAAATTGTGTCTTTTCGGGCAATCAGGCAAACGATAATGGCGGTGGGATGCATAATTACGATAGCTGCTCACCGAGCTTAGTGAATTGTAGCTTCAGGGGTAATCAGACTGGCACTGTTGGCGGCGGGATGTGTAACATCAAAAACTCCTCACCGAGTCTTGTAAATTGTGTCTTTTCAGGCAATCGGGCAAACGATAATGGCGGCGGGATGTATAACCAACAATCTTCACCGAGCTATGTGAACTGTAGCTTCGCGGGCAATCAGGCAAACAGGTACGGCGGCGCGATATGCAACAACTTGTTGGCTGCACCGAGCTTTAAAAACTGTATTCTGTGGGGAAACAGCAGCGAAGTAGAGAACTTTAATAACTCTGTTCCTAGCTACACCAAGACGCTTGTCAAAGGCATGATTATAGGCGGCTTTCAAGGTACAGAAGATCCTCTCTTTGTTAATCAACCTGCTGTAGGGGTCGGCACAGCGGGCGACCTGCGCCTGTGGCCTTGTTCTCCTGCTATCAATGTGGGCAATGATGCAGATAACACCGTCACCACCGATTTGGTCGCCAACAACCGCAAGGTAAGTACTATTGATTTAGGCGCGTACGAATATCAGTCGTCTTCATCCGTTGCCATTACTCCGACACTGGACACTACTAATCCCAGTACATGTGGCGGTTCCGATGGTAGCATTGGCCTAAGTGGATTTTTGAATAATGCTACCTATTCAGTTTCGTATAAGAAGAACAATGTGGCGGTTTCGGCAGCTAATTTTACTTCCAATGGCAGTGGAGCCATTACCTTGACGGGCTTAGGAGCAGGAAGCTATACCGATATTGTGGCTACGTACGGAGCCTGCGTTAGCAATGCGGTGACGGCGAGCCTTGAAGCCCCTGTTCCACCTACGGCAACGATTGCAAGTAACAACAGCCCGATTTGTAGCGGTAACAATGCGACTTTCAGTATCAACGGCACAACTGGCGCAACGCTGACTTATACGTTAACGGGTCTGATGGGGAATCAAACGTTGCTTTTGGACGGGACGAATCAGGCGATTGTGGCCAACAATGCGACGTCAGACGTGACGCTCACACTCGTAAGTGTTACCAAAAACAGTTGCCTTGTAAGCCTGAATGCAACCAGCACGGTGACGGTGAATCCATTGCCTACGGCGACGATTGCAAGCAACAACAGCCCAATTTGTTCGGGTAACAATGCGACTTTCAGCGTCAACGGCACCAACGGCGCAACGCTGACTTACACGCTAACGGGTCTGGTGGGTAACCAAACGTTGCTTTTGGACGGGACGAATCAGACGATTACAGCCAACAACGTGACATCAGACGTGACGCTTACGCTGGTAAGTGTTACCAAAAACAATTGCCTTGTGAGCCTGAATGCAACCAGCACGGTGACGGTGAATCTATTACCTACGGCGACGATTGCAAGCAACAACAGCCCAATTTGTTCGGGAAACAATGCGACTTTCAGCGTCAACGGCACTACTGGCGCAACGCTGACTTATACTTTAACGGGTCTGACGGGGAATCAAACGTTGCTTTTGGATGGGACGAATCAGGCGATTACGGCCAATAATGCGACAGCAGACGTGACGCTCACACTCGTAAGCGTTACCAAGAATAATTGCCTTGTGAGCCTGAACTCGCCCAGCACGGTGACGGTGAATCCATTGCCTACAGCGACGATTGTAAGCAGCAACAGCCCGATTTGTTCGGGTAACAATGCGACTTTCAGCGTCAATGGCACTACTGGCGCAACGCTGACTTATACGCTAACGGGTCTTATGGGTAACCAAACGTTGCTTTTGGACGGGACGAATCAGGCGATTGTGGCCAATAATGCGACGGCAGACGTGACGCTTACGCTGGTGAGTGTTACCAAAAACAATTGCCTTGTAAGCCTGAACGCAACCAGCACGGTGACGGTGAATCCATTGCCTACGGCGACGATTGTAAGCAGCAACAGCCCGATTTGTGCTGGAAACAATGCGACTTTCAGCGTCAACGGCACTACTGGCGCAACGCTGACTTATACGTTAACGGGTCTGACGGGTAATCAAACGTTGCTTTTGGACGGGACGACTCAGACGATTACGGCCAATAATGCGACATCAGAGGTGACGCTTACGCTGGTAAGTGTTACCAAAAACAATTGTCTTGTAAGCCTGAACGTAACCAGCACGGTGACGGTGAATCCATTGCCTACGGCGACGATTGCGAGCAGCAACAGCCCAATTTGTTCGGGAAACAATGCGACTTTCAGCGTCAACGGCACTACTGGCGCAACGCTGACTTATACGCTAACGGGTCTGACGGGTAATCAAACGTTGCTTTTGGACGGGACGAATCAGGCGATTGTGGCCAATAATGCGACGGCAGACGTGACGCTCACACTCGTAAGCGTTACCAAGAATAATTGCCTTGTAAGCCTGAACGCAACCAGCACGGTGACGGTGAATCCATTGCCTACGGCGATGATTACGGGAACAACAACAGTTTGTCAGAATGCAACTTCACCAAAAATCACTTTCACGGGAGCGGGTGGTACAACGCCTTATACGTTCACGTACAAAATTAACAACGGCTCAGAGCAAACCATCGTCACGACCAGTGGCAATAGCGTAAGCTTAGATGCCCCGACGGGTCAAGTAGGAATAGTTGAATATAATTTAGTGCGTGTCAAAGATGGCTCTTCGACGCTATGTAGCCAAACAACCCAAACGGGTGGCGTAACAGTGACGGTTCAAGGCAAGCCCACTATTACGCTCAGCACCTTACAACAAACGTTAAACGAAGGTAATTCTCAAGTTTTGTGCGACACGGATGCGAATCCTGTAAACGGTTTACAGTTTACGGTTTCGGGTTCGTGTGTGGTGGGAAATCCCGTTTGGCGGGTACAAGTGGGCAGTGGCGGATGGAGTGAGTGGTCAGCCAATGCCCCAGTTTCCCAATCGTCCAATAACCAACCCCACCGCTACCAAGCGGCTTGCGACGCGAGTTGCCCCGTGACTTACACGAATCCGATTGAATTGACGATTAACTACCGCTCTTCGACGCCACAGAATGTGTCGCTAGTTGCTGATGGGGTGAGTGTAACGGTAGGTGAGACGAAAGAAGTATGTAATATTGAAGGCAATGCGATAACTTTTAATGCGACCTGTGGATTGGGGGAAGTTCTTCTTTATTCGGTGGATGGAGCCGAGTACAGCAGCACGCTTCCAGTACAGTTGGTGGATGGTCAGTACCACAATTACCGCGTACGTTGCCGCAAGTCGGATGGGACGGTCTCCTGTGTGGAGACCGAATCGGGAGTGATGCGTTTGCGAATCGTGAGCAGTTCGTTGGTAGCCCCCGTGGCGAGTTTGAACGTGACGAGCGGCTGTGGCAGTCCCGTGACGTTTAGTGGCACGGCCAACTGCGGAGCGTTGACAACGATTTGGTACAATGCCGTTACGAACTTAGCTTTACCAAGCTTGCCGAATCAAACACCGACGGAAACGACATCGTACTACGCTCGTTGCCAAGCGGGCGGTGGTTGTTTAAGTGAAAAGAGCAACGTGGTGACTTACACCGTAATACCTGTTGGGGTAGCCCCTGTAATTACGGTGAGTCAAGACATCGTTTGTACAGGCACAACGGTAAAAATTTCGGCCAATTGCCCCGCAGGAAGCCAAACGTTTTGGAATACAGGAGTGACAGCGTCAAGTTTTGAGGTAGCTTTCAGCAACGTGACGAAGCAGACTTACTGGGCGAAGTGTGTTTTTTCGGGTGGTTGCCAAAGTGCGGAAAGTGTTCGCAAAGATGTTTACTGGAACGCGTTCGTAGTGACATTGATAAACATTGGCGAGAGCAAATCAGCGATAAAAACCAACGACCGTGCAGCGTGGTCGAGCCAGTTCATCACGCGCGATGGCGGCCCCGAATTGGAGCAAAGTACGCAGGTAAATCCAACCTTGTATTTTGTAGAAAACGCCAACAAAATGGCTCCTCGTTACTGGACAATCAACGTAGAAGCGTGCGGATTAAGCACTGATGGTTCGTTGACATTTGACATGTTGGCGACGCCCGAGATGGGTGTGATACGCTCCTTCAATACGCACGAGAATAACGCGCCGTACTTCATGTACGCCAACCGTGAGGGCTGGACGGAGCTTTATGCCCAAAACCATCCTGCCTACGGTTTCTACCAAGACAACGGTGCAGGTGGTAACATATATGATGCAGGTTTACCCAAAGGCTTATACAAACTAGGCATTCGATATTGGGACCAAAAAGGTTGGGGCAGCATTTATCCTTCGACGCGGAAAGCACAAGGAAATGTGTTGGCCTATCAAGAATATTGGTTCAGAATCCAGTCGAAAGACGGGGTAGGCGTGGGAGCAGCGAGAGAAGGGGCAAATGGCAGTGGTCAAGTGGCAAAGGGCAAGGAGCAAGGGGCAAGTGTGCAAGAGGCAAGGGGCGAAGAAGGGGTATTCGCCACCGTTCTGCCCAACCCAGTCACACATACGCTCCGCCTGAAAGTGCAAGATAGTAAGGGGCAAGTGGTGCAAGCGGCGTTGACGGACGCAGCGGGTCGTGAAGTTTTGAGTCGCCAATTTGTGCCTGTGACGAACACCCACCAAGAAGAATTTGGGGTAAGTGCGTTACCGACGGGAATGTATTTCTTGAAGGTGACGACTTCTGAAAAACAAGCGACGCTGAAGGTGGTGAAAATGGAGTAG